AGCTCAGCGGGGGGCCAGGGTCCTAACTTTATAAACATCAGAGCCTGAGGGAGCAGTGGGCCCAGGGATCGCATGAGACACAGACACATAGACAGACGGGATTGAGAGGGAGAGCTACCGAGAGGAGCAAACGCATTTGGGGGGTCAAGAGGAGCAACAGAAAGgtcagggtgaggaggagagggccagagaaggaTGAGTGCAGGAATGGCCTTAAGGAAGCAAGGGATTGGGTGGGCCTGGGGGACCCAGAGCACCTGGTGGGGAGTCTGCCTGGCGGTCTTCTGCTTCCTCCAGCTCCAGGGAGTCCACTGCAAGTGCTATTTCCAAGCTCAAGGtaaagagggagaggatgagcagagttggggaggggggagcagggtgAACTGAGGGCCTCAGCGCCTCAGACCCAACATTACCAAAGCGATGGTCAAAGAATTGGGACCCAAAGGGAGGGCTGGGAAGGAAGTCAGCTCCTTCTCACCCTCTCTTCTGTGGCCAGCAAGGCTCAGGGTTCAAACTGTTTCTCTGCCACTGGGacacagaggcaggggcaggactATGACCggaagggaggggcaaggagaCCAATTCTGAGGCCAGCTCCTAATCCCGTttcgccccctcctctcttcgcCCAGCCCCCTGCCACCACGAGGGGAAGCGCTTCACCCTGGGAGAGTCTTGGCTCCGCACCGACTGTTTCCAATGCACCTGTCTGCATCCCGTCGGCGTGGGCTGCTGCGATACGTGAGTaaccagtgactagcgagtgatTCACGGGCAGGGACCGGGAGCTCTCGTGTCGGGTaagggggatgggatggaggtgAAGGGACCGGGGACTGCTGTGAccctgagagtcagggatgggCAAGGATGATCAGGGGCTGCTGTGTCACGGGAGGGGGAAATGATGATAGTGgttctcattaagtgcttactgagggctacgcactgcgctaagtgctgaggtagaaacgatCCAGTTTGgagacggtccccatcccacgtggggctcgaaagGGGAAGGAGACTAGGGAttgtctcctcattttacagatgaggaaactgagggccagagaggttgtgacttgcccaagggaagcagaggagtcgatgagaacccaggtctcctaaatcccaaaccccgggctctttccactaggtcacactgttctcAGCAGGGGTGAGGAAACTCTACTGAGACCCAGGAGAGCCAGGGAGACTCCACAGGAACACAgcaggcgggaggggaagggggaagaatgtCTGTGGGGCAAGAAGAAGCACGACAGGGGAGAGGGACCAGGGCTGTTGGTTGGCGCAAGTAATAGAAGGTCACGAAGGAGGGGGAAGGCCGCGGCCAGAAAGGGCCCGTTTGGGTCCCCGAGGTAGCCAAGGGGCGTGGAGGTGCGAGAGGGGGCCCCAAATTGTTCACCTCTCCCCTTGGtccccccagctcccagcacCTCATCGACTTTCCAGGCAATTGTGAGGTGCGGCGGGACCCCGGGACCTGCCGGATCACCCTGGTACAGAAAAGCGATCCCCGACTGCCCTGCAGCGGGGGCCCCCCTGACCCTGAGTGGGGCTCTGCCGGCACCTCTGAGCCAGGGATTCCCTCAGCCCCGCGGGACCCTACTGACCGCCACCTCCGCCCGACTGCCTAGCCTGGCCGCAACCACTGCCGCTGCCACCACCTTCAGGGAAACCACTAGCAGCTGCAACTTTATTCTAATAAATAAGTTAACGACTCGGCGGAACGTCTCCAATCGGCCTCTCGGGCGCgtgtcccccaccccatccccggcctcccgccccacACCATCCAGGTCACCACGACACCCACCCCCGGTCGGAGTTCCCCAAAGCTCTAAGGGTTGGAGCAGAGAGGCCAGTGTCCTGTCGGAGCCCGAGGTCTGGGACGGGCCACGTTCTCAGATGGTGACGGTGTTGGTGCTGGGGCCTGGGGTGCCGTAGGAGGCCTGGGCGGGGCTGGTGGGCAGCACCTTAATGGGCAGGTCCCAGCTGAAGGTGTCCACGGGCACCTGCTCTGGCCCCATCCAAGTCCTGGACTCGGGCCACTCTGTCGGGGGCAGCAAAACCAAACCCGGCTCCCGCGAAGTCACAAATTCAAAGTGTAGCCGCCACCTGAGGGACACTGCAGAAGACGTGGGACAAATGGCACatcagggggcgggagggggagagaagcaaaCAGTGGGCAGGGGAAGCCCACGTCAAACAACGGGCGAGGATGTGGGACTTTTGGGTCTTCCCAAAAGCCAGAGAGTGTGTTGTCCAGACAGTTTGGGAGAGCCGGGTTGCTGGGGAGTGAGGGTCAGTGTGCGTCAGGGCCAGCCTCGGCCAAACGGTCCCCCGGAGCCGTCCCCCAAAGTttcgggggggaaggaggggtctgCTTCTTGGCCACTCTAGCTCCCGGAAACTAACgctcgggggaggagggagcgttCAGCAGTTCAAGGATTAAGGAGAAGTCTGTCTGGGCAGCCGGGAGGTTAGTGGGGGCCGCTCACCGATAGCAGTGCAGAAGCCGGGCGTGGAACTGAGTGGGATAGGAAGGCAGAAACTGGTCCTGGCTGTGTGCAGGCAGGACTCCTGGTGCCGGGCGTGAGTCACGTGGGACACGGCAGGTGGGCCTCCGCTCCCCCGGCGCCTCTGGTACTCAGGCTGCACACTCTCCTCTGTCTGCAAGCTCACTGAGAACTGGgacggagggaagagaggggaagaggcagggagcttTCCATTCTTGTCCTCCCCATCTGAGACTATCCCCTCCCCATCGGCAGGACGGAGGGCCGACACGTGACCAGTCCCAACGTCAGCACCCGCCCCTGCCCCGGACGTCCCCGACTGAGACCTTTCTCCCCCTCACCTGTAGACAGGCaacagccccctcctccaggctcAGAGTCCCCACTATGTCTTCCCCGAGTCTGTACACAGATTTGAAGATGCAAAATGTCCCGACCTTCCCATGGCCGTCGCTGATATTGTACAAATCTGGGGGAAGTTGAGGGTGGGCCAGTTAGGATTCTAGAGGACTGGTGAGCTAAGGGGCCTCCCAATACCACACCGGCTCTAAACCAAAAGGACGCAGAAAGGGTGAGGGCTAGACAAGGGAAGGGGAGCAAGGAAAGTCTGTGGTGACAAGTTCCTTGACTGAAATTCTGGGTGAATCAGGATGGTGCAGGAAGGTGTAGGGGGgtggtggttggggagggggaggtccctGGCGTGCTGTTCATGCGGACTGTAGGAGGGGTGAGAAGTTGAGGTGACAGTCCCAGGGTGGGGATTCAGAGGGGTTGCAAAGGGAAGGGCTCTCAGGCTataaagagacaggaggagaggctCACAGGTcagccgtggggccgagggtgacAGTGAGGTATAGCTGcaagagttttgaggagggaagctggggtggggggcggtgctcACGCAGGTTACGGCGCGATGTGGCAGCCATGAGAAGTTCTCCTGCCAACTCCGCCAGTTGGGAATCCTTCCttctgctttcttcctcctccaggaatGGGCTGGAGGGGGCCACTGCCTCATCCTGGGGAAAACAGGCATCCTGCAGACCTGGACACATGGGGCacgatgtgggggtggggaaagaagacAGAAAAGAATACGGTGTGCGTATGGGGATAGGTTGGAGGGGGGAAGTCGAGGTCCAAGCATCCAACCTCGACTCACTCACAGAGGCTCCAccgccaccacacacacacacacacacacacacacacacacacttccataGCCCTCTGCATCACATTGAATCAGAGCTTCCATTCTCCATCCTccaccccactccattccatcccatcccacctcctgGTCTCTCCGGATTTCCCCTCACCCCACACAACCTCCCTCACCAGTCAGCACTAGCACCCTCAGCGGGACCCTAAGCAAGGTGATGGGGCTGTTGACCCTCTGACAGCCGATGGTCAGCTTGTAGACAtacttgactgactgaccccgGAATGAAGGTGGCCCATCCACCGGAAGGACTTCAGTGTAGGAATCTGGAAAGTAAGGGAAGGAGTCAGGTCATCTGGGGGAACCAAGGACACCCAAGGTGTATCTCCCGACTTTAAAATCTGGCCTGGGAGGGGGTGCGGGCTCTCAGCAGAAAGGACAGGGGTCCCAGGAGTCATTCAGATGGTCTAGGTCACTTGAATAGGAGAAGGGAAGAACTGATGTCATGGaaagtgggggggtgggagacagacacactgAGGTAATAGAGGAAGATTGGGGTCACAAAAGATTGGAGAGAAATCACTCACAGGACTTCGACTCCCCAGGATCGAGTCGCAGGTCACAGAATAAGATCTTTGGGGGGGTGGAAAGAATACACTGACCCCGTTCACCTGGAGAAGAGAGGTGTAGGCTAGTTGGTTTGGAGCCCCAAGGCAAGCCTCCCCAGACTTCCCATCGACCTTCCCATCCGCCCCAGACTTCCCATCGACCTTCCCATCCGCCCCAGACTTCCCATCGACCTTCCCATCAAAGTAAGGCGTGCATGAGCTGAactgaatttattattattatttgtgagcgcttactgtgtgttctgagcactggggcagatacaagttagtccccatttcaggGTTCTGAAGCCTTCTCGAACCCCCAGATCTGTGCCCCGTGAGTCGATCAGACCACCGGGCCCCACAGCGGCCATTTGCTGGAATAGGAACcgaatctccctccttccacccccagcGCGGCAGGAACACTGCCTTAACGCCCCACCTTCACCCTTCTGGATCCTGCTTGTTAGCCCCCAGGCCTGTTCCTCAGGGGCTACTCAGAAAATCCACCCCCACCCTGGGGACTCGGTccaattttctccctcccccgccactaAAAATATGGCACGGTTTGAGCCCGTCCCCTAGAGTCAGTTGGATTCCCGAGGTTCCCACCTCGGTGTGGCAGGAACACGGTCTGGCTCTCGGGCTGGACATCTGGCTGACTGGAATCTGGTGGAGGTAATATCACACGACTCTCGCTGGCATGGAACTGGCAGTGGATCTGAGCACTGGCCCAGGCCAGGGCCTCGCTGGACGGCGGGTACATGGGGGAAGTCACGGACAAAGAGGATTGAGCGGGGATAGTCACGGAGACATAGAGGTGGCCGACCTTAttaaacctgtacctaccccggcgctgagaacaatgttggacacatagtaagcgcttaaagagtaCCACCAAACGAGGCCACCTGGGACTCCCTaaaggccctgcccctgcccctccaagGACTCTGCCttcacactcttcctccctcttctgtctCCGGCCCAAACTGGACACATCTGGTCGGCTTGGAGGGACGGGGGGACTACGGCCCGCGAGAAAAGcgaagcagcgcggttcagtggcaagagccggggcttgggagtcagagggcatgggttcaaatcccgcctcagccgcttgtcagctgtgtgactttgggcaagtcacttcacttctctgggaaaatggggattaaatgggggtgacctggaacaacctgatcaccttgtatcctccccagcgcttagacggtgctctgcgcatagtcagcgcttaaccaatgccattattaagcCACATTGGGTCAAGGGTCCGAAGCAGTACTAGAAACTAAAAAGTTAAGGGCTGGTCACCATCTCCCCCCATCACCGGGGATGtctccttccacctctctggCAAGGGGTAATACCGGTTTGTTTAGTTGTTCCACGACCCCCGCTTCCCCCCATGGGGTGGTGGTACCTGGACGCCGAGGTGGCTGTGGGCGACAGGGGGTTGGTGACGGTCACGACACACTCCAGCGCCTCCCCGGCCAGGAACACCGGCCCCCGGCTCAGCGAGGCCACCACCTCGATCAtggcggggagaagggagaggttggcactggagggcaggaggggcaagGGTCACACACACATTGGCTCACTCCCGGCAGCCTCTTCGGCAGAGGCTTCCTCTCGGTGGGGGGCAGCAAGACTCGGCCACCGTGGacgatgtaaaaaaaaaacacaaaaaaacccttccccccgcacccccagccccttccttacCGCCCCGGTCGCTCCCCGGAGTTCCCGGAGAAGGAGACCTGAGGTCCAGGACCGGTCCCCCCCTCTCCCGGCGGCTCCTTCGACCTCCGCTCGGCTTCGGAGCTGCGGGTCAGGCCGAACCAACGCGGCCTGGGAAGGGGGTGTCCCCTTGGCGGCGGCCGCCCCGGCCGGCTGGAGCGAGGCGGAGACGCGCCTAGGCCTCCCCCGCCCTGCCGGCGCGCGGTGGAATCGCCCGCTTCCTGCGCTCGGAAAGCCCTCGGCTTCGCTCGGAAAGCCCTCGGCTTCGCTCGGGCGCCTTCGGAGGGACTCGGCGATGCTGAGGTCCCGCTCGGGGGAACTTCGGCCGCCCTCGGGGAGCCTCGGAGCTGGAGGGAGCAGGACCGTCCGTCGGGCTCCGGGCAGCCCGTCCCCACCGACTTTACGCTCCGcagaggcggggggcggccgaagggaggggggcgggcaccGTGCCCACCGTGCCCGCCCTGCCGCCGCACCCtgggggcaagaggtcggcgtgACAGTTGGGCGCCGGGGCCGAGCGGTCGTTGgcgccgccccttccctccccgcccgccggccggggctgattgggggcggggaagggtgggCCGGGATTCGGTGCCCGCCCTGCGGGGTCgtccgccggcccccggggctcCTTGTGGCTACCTGAGCCTCCTGcggggctcctccctccccgcaggcctccctcctcctcctcctcctcctccctctccctcctgccgccGGCCACTAGAATCCCTGTAATTCCATGACGAGGAGGCcgggcccttccttccctccccggccccggtgaGCTGGCCGGGAGCCTGGGGCGTGGACGATCACCGCAACAATAGCCCGCTCTCTTCCTGGAGGCCGGCACTCGGCCGCGCTCCGACCCCGGGGCCGCGTCGTGGGCcggcgggggaaggaggagaaggcccGCCAACCTGTCGGGAGAAGGACAGTCCGGACCTTGGAGGGCCCGCACGCCGGGCCCCGCAGCTCCGAGCgaacgggggcccgggggcccggggggctgcaGAACCACGAGGACCTGGGCCGTCCGAGCATGGAGGACGAGGGGCAGATGATGGCAGCTTACGAAGGCACCGCCTTGGGCCGCGGGGTGCCCCAGTTCGGTTGGCGCATCTGCCTGGCCCACGAATTCGTGGAGAAGAGAAAGCCCTTCCAGGCCAACAACGTCTCCCTGAGCAACATGCTGAAGCACATTGGCATGGGCCTGCGGTGAGTGGGACCGGGGAGGTCTCTCTGGCCCCGGGGTCGGGAGGGCAGCAGCGAACCAGCCGGGCACCCTCTTTGCCCCAGTGGGCCAGCGGGTGAGCCTGCCCGCCCGCCGGGAGCTGCACCGGGGCCCCTTGGAGGACTCCGCCCTTCCCCACTTGCCCCCGGAGTTCCCTGTCCCTGTGGAGTTTGCCCTTCCCTGCCATTGCACAGGTTGGGTTGGGCCCCTCTCGGGCCCGGGGAATTGtctcattgggaagcagcgtggcggagtgggcccggcggggcctgggagtcagaaggtcatggtttctaaaatccaccctgccGCTCcctctgcttggtgaccttggccaaatcgctccgcttctcggtgcctccgtcacctcaacCGTaggtgaccccacgtgggacggagccGCGTCCCACCCCATTTggttggatccactccagtgcttggcccgtagcaaGCCCTTCACAGATAAATATAAGAGCGTATAGGAAGTGCTAGATGGAGTGCGGAACGGGATTGAACTTCCTAaggcaggggtgggagaaggCGGGCCCATGACACTGGCAGCCTTGGTCCGATGGttactgttgagaagcagtgagagGAAGGCCTCatgatacgtgtgtgtgtgtgtcgtggGGGGCCTGGGGGGATCCTTCCAAGTCATGACCCCCACTTCCAACTAGGGGTTTCCGCAGAGCTGCCAGTCCCTTCattccgacccccaccccccgaagcTCTGACCCAGCCCTTTCTGGGACTCTGGAGTCTGGGGACGTGAAGTGACTGCACCAGGCACCCTTATGAGTTCAGGGAGGAAAGGTTCTGGGGAAGGCCATCCCAAGACCCCGTAACCTCCAGAGCAAGTCAAAAGTcccgcggggagggggccctgCTGTACGTCTATGGGCTGGACCTCTAAACCTCCAGCCATCCTCGGAATCCCAACCCAGGCTGGTGCCAGGGTCATTAGTGTGACATTCCCCCCAGCCAGGTCacagggaaggggaagtgggaagagacctTGGAATCCTCAAATGCTGCCATGCCGTCCTCTCACCTGACTGTATCCCACTGCTCTCCGATCAGCACTTGTAGGGCCCTCCCCCAACCTGACTCTATCCCGTTGCTCTCCGATCAGCACTTGTAGGGCCCTCCCCCAACCTGACTCTATCCCATTGCTCTCCGATCAGCACTGTAGGGCcataggagaggaagggagaggcatgtTGCAGGGCCAGAAGGAACAGGTGGATATGGAGGCAGCGGAAGAAAGGGAGGGTCCCAGAGACTCACCCTGAGGTCACCTCTGAGTCAGGCTTAAGGGGCACTCAACCAGAATagatgaggaggtgggggaagaaggtaTTGTACGGGAGAGAAGATGGCATTGGGTGGGTAGGGGTAGGGAATTTGACGTTAGGGGAGAAGAAAAGTCGTTCCTCCAGcctttactgatgatgatgagaatagtggtatttaagcacttagtatgtgcctaacattgtactcagcactgggttagatataagatactcaggttggacgtggtccctgtccctcatctagCCTGCGTACAGCTGATTGGGCAACACGGATGCTGATCTGGGACTACAGATCTGCTtctaggcaaagcctgggatacTACAGAGTCCGGGTTGCCCAGGGATAACCCaggcccatattcattcattcatgaattcattcattcatacttattaagcacttactgtgtgcagagtactgtatttaagcacttgggaaagttcaagacaacaataaacagtgacaatccctgcccacgacgagctcgcggtctcagggaggagacagacatcggtagAAAGAAATACACTACATACAAgaaatacaagtgctgtggggcggggggaagaacaaagggagcaagtcagggcaacacagaagggactgggagatgaggaaaagtggggcttagtctgggaaggcctttcggaggagatttgccttcaataaggctttgaagcgtggggagagtaattgtcagatttgaggaggaagggagtcccaggccagaggcaggacgtggaccgaGAGTCGGCGGTGAggcaggagagatcgaggcacagtgagaaggttagcaccagaggagccaagttggtgggctgggttgtagaaggagagaagcgaggtgaggtaggaggaggcaaggtgatggaatgctttaaagccaatggtgaggagtttttatttgataggtggataggcaactcctGGAGATTTTTGGCAGGGGACTGGtgacgtcctgaatgtttctctAGCAAGACAATCTGAACGGTGGAActaagtaaggactgaagtggggagagggaggaggttgggaagttagaagcaaggagcctgatggagtaatctaggcaggatgggatgagtggtgattgtattaatgtggtaatagtttggatggaggggggcAAACTCGAACCACCCCGGCGTGATCCTTCCGAGGCTTTGAACCTGAAAGGTATAGGAGACCAAACTGGTCCCCTACACTACTTCTTTTCTGACACATCCCATCTGAGCTCTGCCTCAGTAAAGAAATCTAGACTGGCCTTGATGGGAGAGCCCGGGGCAAATGATCATTTCCCTGAGCGGTTCTCTGCTTGGTCCCATTGCGGGAAAGAAGTGGCTTGGAGGAGAGTCCAGGAGTGAGAGGGTCCAAGggccaggagagaatgggggtgGGTCTCTTTGGTCTTTTGGAGTTCGTAAACCATTTCTTGGATGCGTGGGGAGACTAGTCCAGAGTTTGAGGCccaaggtgaaggggaggtggcagagtTTATGGGGAAATGCTCAGAAAAAGAGGGGTAGAAGTGGGAGatgaagggggcgaggggagaacaTGGGTTGGAGTAGTTTAGAGGCTGTGATTGCCGAAGGTGAACCCCAGAGCCGAGTCCTGATTAAATTTACAGAGGATCCTAACCTGGGTAGCTCGTGAAGGCCAGAGAGGGGCCAGGCACACTGGGGCTAAAAAGAGAACCTGCCAGATAGAAGAAAGGAGCTGGAGGCTAGAAAGAgctaaagggagaagaggagagaagccagAGAGAGTCTAAAatgagggggagccagacagggAGCAAATGAATAAGAATGTAGAGAGAAGAAATTGCAGTACAGAGAAAAGCCCAAGGCTAGGGACTAGAATCAGTGAGTAGAGAAGCTGccctacccttctcccctccacaccaGCCTCCGTTCTCATTGTCCTCTGTGCAACCCTAACAAGCTCTTGCTCCTTGTTCCCTGCTTTCCAGTAGTCCTCTAAGGTCCCAGAATCCTCAGGTCAGGGGGAGATTGTAGAGTTTCCTTTTCCAGAGATGTTGGATACAGCTGGATGTgggcttgttttttgtttttttgtgtttttttgctCCATCTCTCCCGCTCTCCTTATCCACTGTCTACTCAATCAAAAACTCATTTCTTCCAattccctctttccctgtcttACAACATCgcctccatcttttctcccaagAATTTCTGTTGGTGGTGCTGGCATGATGAATTTCTCCCATTTATCACTGTTTTGCTCATTTTAGGTGGCTCATTAGTCACTGAAtttccaattctgcctcttgtctcatttctccttctggtttccccaccttcccccaaccccacacaggTATCTTCGATGGTGGTACCAGAAGACACAAGTGGAGAAGAAAGCTCCTTTTATTGACATGTTCAACTGCGTCCCCCTGCGACAGATCTACGGTGagctgcccttccccttcccctccctctgtggGGAGCTGAGATCCCAGGGTAGCTATCTGGTCTAGCCCTTTTAGGGAGGACACCCACCTGGCTTCTCTCTTGCACACCAAAAAGCTGGAGGTGGGCTCGTCCCAACAATGGCTGGCCTTTTCCCACACCTCCCCATTGCCACACTAGATCTT
This portion of the Ornithorhynchus anatinus isolate Pmale09 chromosome 3, mOrnAna1.pri.v4, whole genome shotgun sequence genome encodes:
- the LOC114810137 gene encoding prostate-associated microseminoprotein; translation: MSAGMALRKQGIGWAWGTQSTWWGVCLAVFCFLQLQGVHCKCYFQAQAPCHHEGKRFTLGESWLRTDCFQCTCLHPVGVGCCDTSQHLIDFPGNCEVRRDPGTCRITLVQKSDPRLPCSGGPPDPEWGSAGTSEPGIPSAPRDPTDRHLRPTA
- the RGP1 gene encoding RAB6A-GEF complex partner protein 2, which translates into the protein MIEVVASLSRGPVFLAGEALECVVTVTNPLSPTATSASSEALAWASAQIHCQFHASESRVILPPPDSSQPDVQPESQTVFLPHRGERGQCILSTPPKILFCDLRLDPGESKSYSYTEVLPVDGPPSFRGQSVKYVYKLTIGCQRVNSPITLLRVPLRVLVLTGLQDACFPQDEAVAPSSPFLEEEESRRKDSQLAELAGELLMAATSRRNLHLYNISDGHGKVGTFCIFKSVYRLGEDIVGTLSLEEGAVACLQFSVSLQTEESVQPEYQRRRGSGGPPAVSHVTHARHQESCLHTARTSFCLPIPLSSTPGFCTAIVSLRWRLHFEFVTSREPGLVLLPPTEWPESRTWMGPEQVPVDTFSWDLPIKVLPTSPAQASYGTPGPSTNTVTI